ATTAAGGAGCTTAATAGAGTATTAGGTGGTGGTATAGTTCCTGGTGAAATGGCTCTTATAGGAGGAGATCCAGGCATAGGTAAATCTACCCTACTACTACAAATGGCCATTAAACTTACCCAAAATGGAATTAAGGTTTTTTATGTTACGGGTGAGGAATCTGTTCAGCAGGTTAAAATGAGAGCTGAACGATTAGCTGGAGAGAATGAAGATATTTATTTAATGGCTGAAACAGATGTGGATTTAATAATTCAAAATATCCATCAAATTAATCCGCAAATAGTTATCATAGATTCTATCCAAACTTTAGTAACTAGTGAGATAGGGTCAGCTCCAGGTAGTGTTAGTCAGGTTAGAGAGTGTGCTGGTAGATTACTAAAAATAGCTAAAGCCAAAGAAATAGCGGTATTTTTAGTTGGTCATGTTACTAAAGAGGGTTCAATTGCTGGACCACGGGTACTAGAGCACATGGTAGATTGTGTATTATACTTTGAGGGAGATAATTATAACTCTTTTAGAATATTAAGGGCAGTTAAAAATCGCTTTGGTTCCACTAATGAAATAGGAGTATTTACTATGGAAGGTCATGGTTTAGAAGAGGTTAGTAATCCCTCTGCTCATTTATTAAGAGAGCGAGAGTCTTCTGCCATAGGATCTGTTGTAACTGCAACAATGGAGGGAACTCGACCTGTTTTGGTGGAGATTCAATCACTGCTAACAGACACTAATTATGGAACACCTCGTAGAATGACTAATGGCGTAGACTATAATAGAACAGCAATGTTGATGGCCGTTTTACAGAAAAGAGCAGGCCTCTATTTAAGTCAGCAAGATGCCTATGTAAACGCTATTGGAGGTATAAGAGTTAATGAGCCAGCAGCAGATTTAGCTATTTGTTTATCAATCTACTCTAGCTTAAACAATAATGAAGTATCACCAAGCCTTTTGGCGGTTGGTGAGGTAGGTTTAACAGGAGAAGTAAGGGCAATTTCTCAGTTATCTTTACGGGTTGCAGAGGCTGAAAAAATGGGTTTTAAATCAATAATAGTTCCTAAACAAAGCCTAAAAAACCTTAAACAAAAATATGTAATAGAGGTTATTGCAGTTAAAAATATTAATGAGGCATTACGAAAAATATAAAACTGACCACTAAATTAAGTGGTCAGCATTAAAAAATAACCATAATAATATAATAATAATACGTAACTACGATAATCTGTAAATACCAAAAGTATCAATTCTATTTTGTTCTTTTGCAATAATATTATCTAATTTTAATCCAAAAATATTTAATAATGCCGACATATAGAATAGACATCTACCAAGCTCGTTCTCAATAGCATCTTTACAAGAGTTACATAACTCACCAGAAAGGTGATTGCTCATGTGCTCTTTAACTTCGTGGTATGATGTAATATTGTTAGGTATGTTTTGACATTCGCCCTTAATAGTTACACAGCCACAACTGGTCACTGCTTTAGCAATGGCACGGTTAAGACGGGCATTAGATTCTTGAAGTTTAGAAGTAATATCCAGAATACTGCGGTGACGTATTAAGTTTTCATCAACAGACTCCTGGAATTTAGAGAATTGTGAATTTTCCATGCCGTTCACCTCTCGTCTCAATTTCACACTAAAATTATACTTATCTATCTTGTATAATGTCAAATTTATTTGAATAAAAATTAAATAAAATTTGTCGCTGTGTGTAAAGTAACTAAAATATGTATCATATGTGTAGAATTTTTGATAATTTAAGGTGGACTTTTTAAATATATGTATAAAGATATATTTGTTTAATTACACTAACAGAATAATTTTTTTTAACTATAAGATTATGTTAAAATATAAACTATAACTTAATATTAATGAATACTCTTTAATTATTGGCGTAGATACTTTATAATGTGCATTGTATACGAAAGAGGGGGGTGTAGCTAGTGAAATTAATGCGTTGGGTAATAGCCATAGTAGCACTTTTAATTGGGTATCAGTTAACATTTGATGCCTTGCCAACAGTGCTTAATTTCTTTAACGTTACAGCTGATAAATCAACACAAAATATCATAACAATATTTAGTAGCTTAATCTTTGCAATTATATTTTTTATTATTACTCCCTACATCTTCCGTAGAATGGTATACTATGTTGACTCAGTGAATATTCGTTTTCAGAAAACCCCTGCTCAAGACATAGTTGTGTGTATAGTTGGTTTAGTGTCTGGACTTATATTAGCTAATTTATTAACTATACCATTAGTGAAAATACCTTTTATAGGATCTTATCTGCCTGTAGTAGCTAATGTGTTACTTGGCTACTTGGGCTTGATGATAGCTTGGCGAAAACGAGATGAACTGGCAATTTTATTGGCCTTAAATAAAAATAGATCTACATCAAAAAATGCTCAAATGGCTGCCATAAAAGTGCTAGACACTAGTGTAATTATTGATGGAAGAATCGCAGACATCTGTAGTACTGGAATAATTGAAGGCACAATAGGAATACCTATATTTGTATTGCAGGAGCTTCAATACATAGCTGATTCTGCAGATGCATTAAGGCGAAACCGTGGACGTAGAGGTTTAGATGTTTTAAATCGAATGCAAAAAGAACTTGGGACCCAAGTAAAGATATTTGAGAGAGATTATCCAGATATAACTGAGGTAGATAGCAAACTAATAAGCTTAGCACAAGATCTAAATGCTACAATAATTACAAATGACTATAACCTTAATAAAGTATGTAGAGTACAAAGTGTTGAGGTTCTTAATATTAACGAATTAGCCAACTCGGTAAAACCAGTAGTATTGCCTGGTGAAGAGATGTCGGTTTTAATTATCAAAGATGGAAAAGAAAACAGTCAGGGTATTGGTTATCTCGATGACGGTACTATGATTGTAGTAGAAGGTGGCAGAAAGTTCATAAATGAAGCTGTTAAAGTAGTTGTAACAAGTGTATTGCAAACAGCTGCTGGACGTATGATATTTACAAAGCTCTCTGAGAAAGCGAGTTAAAAAATAATGAATGTAAGCTCAATAATATTAGCAGCTGGTAAAGGAACTAGAATGAACACCTCGAGTAATAAGATACTCTTAACTCTTGGTGGACATTCTCTTTTATCTTATAGCGTTAATATTTTTAATAAAGCCGAAAAAATAAACGAAATAATAATTGTACATGCCTTAAATGAAAAAAAACATTTAATAGAAAGTCTCAAAGAAATTAACTTTGTTAAACCAGTAAAGTATGTTTTAGGAGGTAAATCACGCCAAGAGTCTGTTCAAAACGGAATAAAAGCCGTAGATAACAGCTGTGAATATATAGCAATTCACGATGGGGCACGCCCCTTTATATCAGTTGATTTTCTTAATGATATACTAATTAAAGCCATTGAAACAGGTGCTGTGATACCTGCGTTACCTGTGAAAGATACAATTAAAATGGTTGAAAACAATAAAGTTATAGGTACCTTAGAGCGGAAAAAACTCTATGCTGTACAAACCCCACAAATTTTTAAACTTAAAACATTTTTAATACATCAAAACAAACAAATAGCTGTAACTGATGACGCTTCATTAATTGAGGGTAATTACCCTGTTACAATTTTTCCTGGAAGTTATTATAATAAAAAAATAACTACTCCAGAGGATCTTTTATTTGCCGAGGCAGTTATAAGAAAGGTTGAACATCTAAAATGGTAAAAACGGGATTTGGCATAGATATTCACCAGCTAAAGCAAGGTAGAAAATGCATTTTAGGGGGAATTGAAATACCCTCAGATATTGGACCATATGGACATTCAGATGCAGATGTAGTAATTCATGCGCTAATAGATGGATTATTAGGTGCTACGGCTCTTGGTGATATTGGGCAGTGGTTTCCAGATACAGATGATAAATATAAAGATATTGATAGTGCAATTTTACTTACAGAAGTTGTAAATACCCTCGGCCAAAAAAACTATATAATTAACCATATAGATATAAATATAGTAGCTGAAAAGCCTAAAATTGCCCCTTATGTTGTTGCAATAAGAGAGAACCTAGCTAGTCTATTAAGAGTAAATTTTAACTCTGTTAGTGTTAAAGCAACTACTGCTGAAAAAATAGGTTTTATAGGTAGAAAAGAAGGCATAATGGCAACGGCTACTGTAACAATATTTGAACAAACAAATAATAAAAAAAAACTAGACTATAAAGTAGACTATAAAAAATTAACTCCTATGGCACTTGCCTATATGGGTGATGCTGTTTTAGAGCTTTATGTAAGAAGGTATCTTTTATCAAGGGGAGTAAAGAAAGGTGCCCAGCTCCAAAAATTAGCCTTAGAATTTGTGTCAGCTAAAGCCCAAGCCCAAATGATTAAAGATAATATGCACTTGCTTACTGAAAAAGAGCATGATGTTTGGCGCTGGGGTAGAAACTCAAGGGGTGGTAATGTGCCCAAAAACACTGATCCAGTAAGCTATAGATTCAGCACAGGACTAGAGACCCTTATTGGTTATATTTATTTTAGTGAAGATATGGAACGTTTAGAGGAGCTTATAAACATCTTAATAGAAAATAAAAAAAATAAAGTGGAGGAACTAAAATGATAAAAGTTAACTTGCTTGCTCATACCCCCAACCCAGAGAGAACAGTAGCAGCAGCTGCACGTTTGTGTTATTCAGCTGTTGGTGCTGAAGATTTACACAAAGACTTATCTGAAAAACAAGTGAAAAACCTAATAAAAAAACTAGGATCAATGGGACACACCTCTACTTTTGAGCATGCCTCATTTACCTTTGCCATAGAGGGAGTAAGTAGAGTATTAACTCATCAATTAGTTCGTCATAGAATAGCCTCTTATAGCCAAAAATCTCAGCGTTATGTAACCGAAAAGGATTTTGAGTATATAGTGCCAAAGGCAATTGCTGAAAACCAAGAAGCCCTAAAAATCTATGAAAAACAAATGCAATCAGCACATGAATCATATGTTAAACTAATGCAATTAGTCCATAAAGAAGACGCCCGTTATGTATTGCCTAATGCTACAGAGACTAAAATAGTAGTAACAATGAATGCTCGTACTTTATTGCATTTCTTTAGCAAACGTTGCTGCTTAAGAGCCCAAACAGAAATAAGAGAACTGGCAGACAAAATGTTAGCTTTAGTTAAAGAAGTAGCACCCAATCTTTTTGAAGTAGCAGGACCCTCATGTGTAACAGAGGGTGTATGTTATGAGGGTAAATTAACCTGTGGACGAGCTAAAATAGTGAAGTAATACTAATCAATATTTAATAGACAATTAAAATGTTTGCTGTTAAGGCTCTAAACTTTTACAGGCAAAGGTAGTACATTAGTATGTTTTTGGTTGTGGAAGTTTGTAGAACGCAGAGAGCAAACTATTTTAGCAGTCTAAGGAGGTAGTCATATGCAACTTGAAGGCAGACAATTAGTGATAAGTGCCTTAAAGGAAAACAAACAAATTGAAAAAATACAAATGTTACGAAATGCTTCGGGCGATATAATTAATGAAATATACAAACTAGCTAAAGATAAAAGGGTACCAATAATTAGGGTAGAGCGACAAAAACTAAATTCCATAAGTAAAACCAATAATCATCAAGGTGTCATAGCTATATTACCAACATGGCAGTATAGCGAATTAGATGATGTACTGACAAAATGCTCCAAAAAAGATGGTTATCCATTTTTACTTATGCTCGACCACTTAAATGACCCCCATAACTTCGGTTCTATAATAAGAACTGCCGATGCTGCTGGAGTAGATGGTATAATAATTCCACACCGCAGAAGTGTTGGCATAACCGAGGTAGTAATGAAGGTTAGTGCAGGTGCAATAACCAACGTACCAATTGTAAAGGTAACAAAGCTTAACAATGTACTTCAAGACCTTAAAAAACAAGGTTTTTGGGTAGTTGGTACCGATGCCAATACCGATAAAATGATTTATGATGTAGACCTAAAAATGCCCATAGTAATGCTAATAGGTAGTGAGGGCAAAGGATTAGGTAAACCTATAAAAGACAAGTGTGACTTTTTAGTAAAGCTACCCATGAAAGGACACGTATCATCCCTAAACGCCTCAGTAGCGGCAGGGATTTGTATGTTTGAGGTAGTAAGACAACAAGAGGCTGTTCGATAGAGCAGCCTCTTGTTGTCTTATGTATCTGCAATGCCCAATATAGGGGATGGCCTTGTGCCATCCTATGTTAATTATAAAGTTAAACCCAACAAAAACACTTTCCCCAAAAACAAGTGACTAACCACAAGGTGGGGTCTGGCCTCAACAGGACTAACTTTACCTAATTATCTAGTAAACATTATGGCTGAAAGAAATAACTATCTTACAGCACGAGGCCTGACCCCTGTTACAATTAACCCGTTAGGCAATAAGATATCAGTATGTACAATTTACATGATAATTAATGCATAAATGCAATATCCAATGTAAGGGATGGCCTTGTGCCATCCTATGTTAATTATAAAGTTAAACCCAACAAAAAACCTCCCTCCCAAAACGTTTGACCAACCTCAAAGTGGGGTCTGGCCTCAACAGGACTAACTTTACCTAATTATCTAGTAAACATTATGGCTGAAAGAAATAACTATATCACCAGCACGAGGCCTGACCCCTGTTACAATTAAACTGTTAGGCAATAAGATATCAGTATGTACAATTTACATGATAATTAATGCATAAATGCAATACCCAATGTAGGGGATGGCCTTGTGCCATCCTATGTTAATTATAAAGTTAAACCCAACAAAAACACTTTCCCCAAAAACAAGTGACTAACCACAAGGTGGGGTCTGGCCTCAACAGGACTAACTTTACCTAATTATCTAGTAAACATTATGGCTAAAAGAAATAACTATCTTACAGCACGAGGCCTGACCCCTGTTACAATTAAAGCGTTAGGCAATAATAAACCATTTGCAAAAAGATGTCAGTGTTGTTGAGTAATTATTAAATTATATGTTAAAATATAGGTAAAAATGTAGAGGTGAGATATGAGAGACATTAAAGGTGAGAGTAATACTATAAATATTTTTGAAGGAGACATAAAAAATAAAGAAAGTATTGATAACTTTGTAATTGGCACACAAATTATTAATAATCCAACTCAAAAGCAAGATGAAATTAAATATGAAATAAAGCAAGGAAAGTTAAGACTTAACAAAAATGTGATTTCAATAGTAGGTGGGTCATTCTCTTTAGTAGGATTACTAGGGTTTATATCAAGTATATTTACAATAGTTGGAGGTATAAAAGACGGACAATTTTTGGAGTTAACCCCCATTAGTAATTATTATTTTATTTCATTACTCATTGGAATACTAGTTTTATTCTTCAGTATTAAATTGAGGAAAAAAAGAATAGTTAGCATATTTTCAAAGTATATATTTGGCTTTCAATTAGGGTTGTTTAAAGATGGG
This Clostridium sp. 'deep sea' DNA region includes the following protein-coding sequences:
- the radA gene encoding DNA repair protein RadA, which translates into the protein MSKNKTVFVCNECGSETPRWSGKCTSCGAWNTLVEVIVNKKSKASTNKHMAGQTSKPVLLNKIVSGNEIRFSSGIKELNRVLGGGIVPGEMALIGGDPGIGKSTLLLQMAIKLTQNGIKVFYVTGEESVQQVKMRAERLAGENEDIYLMAETDVDLIIQNIHQINPQIVIIDSIQTLVTSEIGSAPGSVSQVRECAGRLLKIAKAKEIAVFLVGHVTKEGSIAGPRVLEHMVDCVLYFEGDNYNSFRILRAVKNRFGSTNEIGVFTMEGHGLEEVSNPSAHLLRERESSAIGSVVTATMEGTRPVLVEIQSLLTDTNYGTPRRMTNGVDYNRTAMLMAVLQKRAGLYLSQQDAYVNAIGGIRVNEPAADLAICLSIYSSLNNNEVSPSLLAVGEVGLTGEVRAISQLSLRVAEAEKMGFKSIIVPKQSLKNLKQKYVIEVIAVKNINEALRKI
- a CDS encoding DUF1573 domain-containing protein, coding for MENSQFSKFQESVDENLIRHRSILDITSKLQESNARLNRAIAKAVTSCGCVTIKGECQNIPNNITSYHEVKEHMSNHLSGELCNSCKDAIENELGRCLFYMSALLNIFGLKLDNIIAKEQNRIDTFGIYRLS
- a CDS encoding PIN domain-containing protein — encoded protein: MRWVIAIVALLIGYQLTFDALPTVLNFFNVTADKSTQNIITIFSSLIFAIIFFIITPYIFRRMVYYVDSVNIRFQKTPAQDIVVCIVGLVSGLILANLLTIPLVKIPFIGSYLPVVANVLLGYLGLMIAWRKRDELAILLALNKNRSTSKNAQMAAIKVLDTSVIIDGRIADICSTGIIEGTIGIPIFVLQELQYIADSADALRRNRGRRGLDVLNRMQKELGTQVKIFERDYPDITEVDSKLISLAQDLNATIITNDYNLNKVCRVQSVEVLNINELANSVKPVVLPGEEMSVLIIKDGKENSQGIGYLDDGTMIVVEGGRKFINEAVKVVVTSVLQTAAGRMIFTKLSEKAS
- the ispD gene encoding 2-C-methyl-D-erythritol 4-phosphate cytidylyltransferase, whose product is MNVSSIILAAGKGTRMNTSSNKILLTLGGHSLLSYSVNIFNKAEKINEIIIVHALNEKKHLIESLKEINFVKPVKYVLGGKSRQESVQNGIKAVDNSCEYIAIHDGARPFISVDFLNDILIKAIETGAVIPALPVKDTIKMVENNKVIGTLERKKLYAVQTPQIFKLKTFLIHQNKQIAVTDDASLIEGNYPVTIFPGSYYNKKITTPEDLLFAEAVIRKVEHLKW
- a CDS encoding ribonuclease III domain-containing protein, whose product is MGDAVLELYVRRYLLSRGVKKGAQLQKLALEFVSAKAQAQMIKDNMHLLTEKEHDVWRWGRNSRGGNVPKNTDPVSYRFSTGLETLIGYIYFSEDMERLEELINILIENKKNKVEELK
- the thyX gene encoding FAD-dependent thymidylate synthase, giving the protein MKVNLLAHTPNPERTVAAAARLCYSAVGAEDLHKDLSEKQVKNLIKKLGSMGHTSTFEHASFTFAIEGVSRVLTHQLVRHRIASYSQKSQRYVTEKDFEYIVPKAIAENQEALKIYEKQMQSAHESYVKLMQLVHKEDARYVLPNATETKIVVTMNARTLLHFFSKRCCLRAQTEIRELADKMLALVKEVAPNLFEVAGPSCVTEGVCYEGKLTCGRAKIVK
- the rlmB gene encoding 23S rRNA (guanosine(2251)-2'-O)-methyltransferase RlmB, with translation MQLEGRQLVISALKENKQIEKIQMLRNASGDIINEIYKLAKDKRVPIIRVERQKLNSISKTNNHQGVIAILPTWQYSELDDVLTKCSKKDGYPFLLMLDHLNDPHNFGSIIRTADAAGVDGIIIPHRRSVGITEVVMKVSAGAITNVPIVKVTKLNNVLQDLKKQGFWVVGTDANTDKMIYDVDLKMPIVMLIGSEGKGLGKPIKDKCDFLVKLPMKGHVSSLNASVAAGICMFEVVRQQEAVR